Proteins encoded in a region of the Bacteroidota bacterium genome:
- the rplK gene encoding 50S ribosomal protein L11, translating to MAKEVGGLIKLQIKGGAANPSPPVGPALGAKGVNIMEFCKQFNARTQDKAGKLIPVIITVYKDKSFDFIVKTPPVAVQLLEVVKKPKGSPEPNRNKIGSVSWEQVQAIAEAKMVDMNSFTLESAMEMVAGTARSMGITVTGKGPAAN from the coding sequence ATGGCTAAAGAAGTTGGTGGTTTAATAAAATTGCAAATCAAAGGAGGAGCCGCGAATCCATCACCTCCCGTTGGTCCCGCTTTGGGTGCCAAAGGTGTGAATATCATGGAGTTCTGCAAGCAATTCAACGCTCGTACGCAGGACAAGGCCGGCAAGCTTATCCCCGTGATTATTACTGTTTATAAGGATAAATCATTTGATTTTATCGTTAAAACTCCTCCAGTTGCAGTTCAGTTACTCGAAGTTGTCAAGAAACCCAAAGGCTCACCGGAGCCTAACCGAAATAAAATCGGGTCGGTTTCATGGGAACAGGTACAGGCCATTGCCGAAGCAAAAATGGTGGACATGAATTCGTTCACTCTTGAGTCGGCCATGGAAATGGTAGCCGGTACTGCACGCAGCATGGGGATTACCGTAACAGGTAAAGGCCCGGCCGCTAATTAA
- the nusG gene encoding transcription termination/antitermination protein NusG, whose product MSEQVKKWYVVRAISGKEKKVKELIESEINRLNLQSFVSQVLIPTEKVYQVRKGKKISKERNYFPGYVLIEAVLAGEVTHTLKNVPGVLGFLGSKGEAIPLRQAEVNRILGKVDELSEKGEEISEPFIIGEAVRVIDGPFNSFSGIIEEVNEEKKKLKVMVKIFGRKTPLELSFMQVEKE is encoded by the coding sequence ATGAGCGAGCAAGTAAAAAAATGGTATGTTGTCAGAGCCATCAGCGGCAAAGAAAAGAAGGTGAAAGAGCTGATTGAAAGCGAAATAAACCGGCTGAATCTTCAGTCGTTCGTTTCGCAGGTTTTGATACCAACTGAAAAGGTTTACCAGGTCAGAAAGGGCAAAAAGATAAGTAAGGAAAGAAACTACTTTCCCGGTTACGTACTTATCGAAGCTGTTTTGGCCGGCGAGGTTACTCATACGTTAAAGAATGTACCCGGAGTGCTGGGATTCCTCGGATCAAAAGGAGAAGCGATTCCGCTTCGCCAGGCTGAGGTGAACAGAATTCTTGGTAAAGTTGACGAATTGTCAGAAAAAGGCGAAGAAATCAGCGAACCTTTTATCATCGGTGAGGCAGTTAGAGTAATTGACGGCCCGTTTAACAGTTTCAGCGGAATTATCGAAGAGGTGAACGAAGAGAAAAAGAAGTTGAAAGTTATGGTGAAGATCTTCGGTCGAAAAACCCCGCTTGAACTGAGCTTCATGCAGGTCGAAAAAGAATAG
- the secE gene encoding preprotein translocase subunit SecE → MSKVANYIKDSYDELMHKVSWPTWSELQNSAIVVSVASLIIAVMVYLMDVTFSTVLTQFYKLF, encoded by the coding sequence ATGTCAAAGGTTGCAAATTATATTAAAGATAGTTACGACGAGTTAATGCACAAAGTCTCCTGGCCAACCTGGAGCGAACTGCAAAACAGTGCTATTGTCGTGTCTGTTGCTTCCCTGATAATTGCCGTAATGGTTTATTTGATGGACGTGACGTTTAGTACTGTTCTCACACAGTTTTATAAACTGTTCTGA
- the tuf gene encoding elongation factor Tu: MAKEKFDRSKPHVNIGTIGHIDHGKTTLTAAITLTLMDKGLCEFRSFDSIDNAPEEKERGITINTAHVEYATEKRHYAHVDCPGHADYIKNMVTGAAQMDGAILVVAATDGPMPQTNEHILLARQVGVPKMVVFMNKVDLVDDEELLDIVEMEIRERLTFYGFDGDNTPIIRGSALGGLNKEPQWIEKIMELMDAVDSYIPLPPREVDKPFLMPIEDVFSITGRGTVATGRIEAGVINTSDPVEIIGLGAEKMKSVVTGVEMFRKILDRGEAGDNAGLLLRGIDKDAIRRGMVIAKPGSIHPHKEFKAEVYILKKEEGGRHTPFHNKYRPQFYFRTTDVTGEVNLPEGVEMVMPGDNLTITVSLIVEIAMAKNLRFAIREGGRTVGAGQVTEILDV; encoded by the coding sequence ATGGCAAAAGAAAAATTCGATCGTTCCAAACCGCACGTAAATATTGGAACTATTGGTCACATTGACCACGGTAAGACAACCCTGACTGCAGCTATCACACTTACCCTTATGGATAAAGGTCTCTGCGAATTCAGGTCATTCGATTCAATTGACAACGCTCCCGAAGAAAAAGAAAGAGGTATTACAATCAATACAGCTCACGTAGAGTATGCTACTGAAAAAAGGCATTATGCTCACGTTGACTGCCCAGGCCACGCTGACTACATTAAGAACATGGTTACAGGTGCTGCCCAGATGGACGGTGCTATCCTTGTTGTTGCTGCTACGGATGGTCCTATGCCCCAAACCAATGAGCATATCCTTCTTGCACGTCAGGTAGGTGTTCCCAAAATGGTTGTTTTCATGAACAAAGTTGACCTTGTTGATGACGAAGAATTGCTGGACATCGTTGAAATGGAAATTCGCGAGCGTCTTACATTCTACGGCTTTGACGGTGACAATACACCTATTATCCGTGGTTCTGCACTTGGTGGTCTGAACAAAGAGCCCCAGTGGATTGAAAAAATCATGGAACTTATGGATGCCGTTGATTCCTATATTCCTCTGCCTCCGAGGGAAGTTGACAAACCCTTCCTGATGCCTATCGAAGACGTATTCTCGATTACAGGTCGTGGAACCGTTGCTACCGGCAGAATTGAAGCAGGTGTTATCAATACCAGCGACCCTGTTGAAATCATCGGTCTTGGTGCTGAAAAAATGAAATCAGTTGTAACCGGTGTTGAAATGTTCCGTAAAATCCTCGACAGAGGAGAAGCCGGTGACAACGCAGGTCTGCTTCTTCGTGGTATTGACAAAGACGCTATCCGCAGGGGTATGGTTATTGCAAAACCCGGTTCGATTCATCCTCACAAAGAATTTAAAGCTGAAGTTTACATTCTGAAAAAAGAAGAAGGTGGACGTCACACCCCGTTTCATAACAAATACCGTCCTCAGTTCTACTTCCGTACAACTGACGTAACCGGCGAAGTAAATCTTCCCGAAGGTGTTGAAATGGTAATGCCAGGCGATAACCTGACAATTACTGTCAGCCTGATCGTTGAGATCGCGATGGCCAAGAACCTCAGGTTTGCAATTCGCGAAGGCGGACGGACCGTAGGTGCTGGTCAGGTAACCGAGATTCTTGACGTATAG
- the raiA gene encoding ribosome-associated translation inhibitor RaiA, translating into MKVSITTVRFKADKKLEDFIQDKVSKLGSFYEGLLSTEVTLKIDKNEKEGNKIAEIQIFMPGNKLFAKKQSTSFEESTDTAVDALKKQLTKHKEKIRGI; encoded by the coding sequence ATGAAAGTTAGTATCACTACAGTTCGTTTTAAAGCGGACAAAAAACTCGAAGACTTCATTCAAGACAAAGTAAGTAAGCTAGGCAGCTTCTACGAGGGCTTACTCAGCACAGAAGTGACATTAAAAATAGACAAAAATGAGAAAGAAGGAAATAAGATAGCCGAGATACAAATATTCATGCCCGGCAACAAACTCTTTGCCAAAAAGCAATCAACAAGCTTCGAAGAATCGACAGATACGGCTGTTGATGCCTTAAAAAAGCAACTTACGAAGCACAAAGAAAAAATCAGGGGAATATAG
- a CDS encoding tyrosine-type recombinase/integrase: MKERFLQYIQFEKRYSSHTVISYRSDLEQFFAYTLAEFETEKPEDISFMMVRSWLAVLMEHKLSSRSVNRKKTTLKTFFRFLIREGVITENPMNKVLSPKTSKRLVCFVEKESMDTMLTPVSGEPGNAFTILRDRMVLEMFYATGMRLSELVNLANHDVDLYNSVIRVTGKRNKVRQIPFGPHLKHLIDAYTAMKTSLFSEGDAMNWFFVTDTGKKVYHKYIYRLVHHYLGTVTTLDKKSPHVLRHTFATHMLNSGADLNAVKELLGHANLSATQIYTHNTVEKLKTIYKQAHPKA, from the coding sequence ATGAAGGAAAGATTTCTCCAATATATACAGTTCGAAAAAAGATACTCATCTCATACCGTAATTTCTTACCGTAGCGACCTTGAGCAATTCTTTGCCTATACTCTGGCTGAGTTTGAGACCGAAAAGCCCGAAGATATCAGCTTTATGATGGTTCGTTCATGGCTGGCAGTGCTTATGGAGCACAAGCTCAGCAGTAGGAGCGTAAACCGCAAAAAGACCACCTTAAAAACCTTTTTCCGTTTTCTTATCCGTGAAGGCGTGATTACTGAAAACCCGATGAACAAGGTATTATCGCCCAAAACATCGAAGCGCCTCGTCTGCTTTGTGGAGAAAGAAAGCATGGACACCATGCTTACGCCTGTTTCGGGTGAACCCGGTAATGCATTTACCATACTTCGCGACCGCATGGTACTTGAGATGTTTTATGCTACCGGCATGCGTCTTTCGGAACTGGTTAATCTGGCGAATCATGACGTTGACCTCTATAATTCGGTAATCAGGGTAACCGGGAAAAGAAATAAAGTAAGACAAATCCCTTTCGGACCGCATCTGAAGCACCTTATTGACGCTTATACAGCGATGAAAACATCACTTTTTAGTGAAGGTGATGCCATGAACTGGTTCTTTGTGACTGATACGGGAAAGAAAGTATATCATAAATATATTTACCGGCTCGTGCATCATTATCTTGGCACTGTGACCACACTCGATAAAAAAAGTCCTCACGTGCTGCGTCATACATTTGCAACTCATATGCTTAACAGCGGTGCCGATCTGAATGCAGTGAAGGAATTGCTGGGGCATGCCAACCTTTCGGCAACACAAATTTACACACACAATACAGTAGAAAAATTAAAGACAATTTACAAACAAGCCCATCCAAAGGCTTAA
- the rpsU gene encoding 30S ribosomal protein S21, with translation MIIIPVKEGENIDKALKKYKRKFEKTGVVKELRERQKFTKPSDKKREGHLKAIYIQQIINKLED, from the coding sequence ATGATCATTATTCCTGTAAAAGAAGGCGAAAACATCGACAAAGCATTAAAAAAATACAAACGGAAATTTGAGAAAACCGGTGTTGTAAAAGAATTAAGAGAGCGTCAGAAATTCACCAAACCCTCTGATAAGAAAAGGGAAGGTCACCTGAAGGCAATCTATATTCAGCAGATAATTAATAAATTAGAAGATTAA
- a CDS encoding isoprenylcysteine carboxylmethyltransferase family protein, translating to MALAEQFEQSGNRLFRNRSFIPAVLFVAATVAILIDKNQFIHFQVMWWNILCLLISIKGLLIRAFTIGYTPGGTSGRNTKEGQIAEVLNTKGIYSIVRHPLYLGNFFMWFGIILYTAIPWLIVFSLAFFWLYYERIMFAEEQFIRKKFGQSFIDWSSKTPAFIPDIRLYQKADLPFSLKNVLKREYSGLFAMIFSFAYLNALNNFVQYRHVYLDLKWQIAGIAGLLIYITLRTLKKSTKILNTEGR from the coding sequence ATGGCATTAGCAGAACAATTTGAGCAATCGGGCAACCGCCTGTTCCGCAATCGTAGCTTCATTCCCGCAGTTTTATTTGTTGCAGCCACTGTCGCTATTCTGATAGACAAGAACCAATTCATTCACTTTCAGGTAATGTGGTGGAATATTTTATGTCTGCTTATCTCGATAAAAGGCTTGCTGATACGCGCCTTCACCATTGGCTACACACCCGGAGGCACTTCCGGTCGTAATACGAAAGAAGGTCAGATTGCCGAAGTCCTTAACACCAAAGGAATTTACTCCATTGTGAGGCACCCGCTCTATCTTGGCAATTTCTTTATGTGGTTTGGAATCATACTCTACACGGCCATTCCGTGGCTTATCGTTTTTTCTTTGGCATTCTTCTGGCTGTATTACGAACGTATAATGTTTGCCGAAGAACAATTCATCCGCAAAAAATTCGGACAGTCGTTTATTGACTGGTCATCAAAAACACCCGCTTTCATTCCCGATATCCGATTATATCAAAAAGCGGACTTGCCGTTTTCACTGAAAAATGTGCTGAAACGTGAGTATAGCGGACTTTTTGCAATGATATTCTCATTTGCCTATCTCAACGCTCTGAATAATTTTGTTCAGTACCGTCATGTTTACCTCGACCTCAAATGGCAGATTGCCGGTATTGCCGGGCTCTTGATTTATATCACACTGAGAACGCTGAAAAAATCAACGAAAATCCTGAATACAGAAGGTCGCTGA